A genomic stretch from Arachis stenosperma cultivar V10309 chromosome 3, arast.V10309.gnm1.PFL2, whole genome shotgun sequence includes:
- the LOC130967122 gene encoding protein SAR DEFICIENT 1-like — protein sequence MAAKRLFDDSDRDAEEASDKRMRPNRPSLASIIGEAVRVKNMQNLLSGLEPLLRKVVNEEVERVIIRHRHGSNYTRSPSLRIEAASSSSSEQPPKLQLMFTNELSLPIFTSSRILDAQGNPMQVILVDKTNNDQMVRTSLPYPIKLELVVLDGDFPGEESWWSSEQFNRHIVKERTGKRPLLSGELNLTMRDGIAPMNGEIEFTDNSSWIRSRKFRVAVRVAPNQQGAIRIREGITQAFIVKDHRGELYKKHHPPMLEDQVWRLEKIGKDGAFHKKLSAEGINTVQEFLKLSVVDPQMLRKILGIGMSEKMWEATIKHAKTCKMGNKVYMYSHANYTIYLSPICQLIRADINGQILQGRDLNTYNRGYLEKMVSEAYSRWNELEEIDQAVLNDNVALLTQGGEQFANNHEAAAATLEYDESKYFGYVPSSSHSHNNELPDWELNAMAYGFSKTGASTSDSEWPN from the exons ATGGCGGCTAAACGGTTGTTTGATGATTCTGATAGAGATGCAGAAGAGGCAAGCGACAAACGCATGAGACCGAATAGGCCTTCTCTTGCTTc GATAATAGGGGAAGCAGTAAGGGTGAAAAACATGCAGAACCTGTTGTCAGGGTTGGAACCTTTGCTAAGAAAAGTGGTAAATGAAGAGGTGGAAAGAGTCATAATAAGACACCGTCATGGAAGTAACTACACGCGTTCTCCTTCACTGAGAATTGAAGCGGCATCATCGTCATCATCGGAGCAACCACCGAAGTTGCAACTCATGTTCACAAACGAACTTTCCCTGCCCATATTCACCTCAAGCAGAATACTCGACGCACAAGGGAACCCCATGCAAGTGATTCTTGTTGACAAAACCAACAATGATCAAATGGTTCGAACAAGCCTTCCCTATCCCATAAAGCTAGAGCTGGTGGTTCTTGATGGTGATTTTCCCGGCGAAGAATCGTGGTGGAGCAGCGAGCAGTTTAACAGGCATATAGTGAAGGAGAGAACAGGGAAGAGGCCCTTGCTTAGCGGAGAATTGAACCTCACCATGAGGGATGGCATTGCACCCATGAATGGGGAGATTGAGTTTACCGATAACTCTAGCTGGATCCGTAGCAGAAAGTTCAGAGTTGCTGTCAGGGTTGCTCCCAACCAACAAGGTGCTATCAGAATTCGTGAAGGCATCACTCAAGCCTTCATAGTTAAGGATCACCGTGGTGAAT TGTACAAAAAGCATCACCCACCAATGTTGGAGGACCAAGTGTGGCGCCTAGAAAAGATCGGGAAAGACGGAGCTTTCCACAAAAAACTCTCAGCGGAGGGGATTAATACAGTCCAAGAATTCCTCAAGTTATCCGTTGTTGATCCTCAAATGCTTAGAAAG ATATTAGGGATTGGGATGTCGGAGAAAATGTGGGAAGCGACAATAAAGCATGCAAAGACATGTAAAATGGGCAACAAAGTGTATATGTACAGTCATGCTAATTATACCATCTATCTGAGTCCTATATGCCAGTTGATTAGAGCTGATATCAATGGCCAAATCCTGCAAGGCCGAGACCTAAACACCTACAATAGG GGGTATTTAGAGAAAATGGTGAGCGAAGCATATAGCAGATGGAACGAGTTGGAGGAAATTGATCAAGCCGTTTTGAATGATAACGTTGCTTTGTTAACACAAG GAGGGGAGCAATTTGCAAACAACCATGAAGCAGCAGCAGCTACACTTGAATATGATGAAAGCAAGTATTTTGGCTATGTGCCAAGCAGTAGCCATAGCCATAATAATGAGTTGCCAGACTGGGAACTGAATGCCATGGCTTACGGCTTCTCAAAGACTGGAGCTTCAACTTCTGATTCTGAGTGGCCCAATTGA
- the LOC130969644 gene encoding LEAF RUST 10 DISEASE-RESISTANCE LOCUS RECEPTOR-LIKE PROTEIN KINASE-like 2.4 yields the protein MSNTILVFFFFFFTTLQQSYSENNDTSYSICSKPFSCGTRITNASYPFWGGNRPQFCGTNGFKLTCTNNTTSLQIGLQKFHVLAINQTQSTMRLVRTDFVYDRCSSNLTNTSLNGSPFHFLPNTLHNITIFYDCPSGDHYTNNFTCQNDSSKRGFYAVNGTQAQQFRNCGVSVQVQVSGSVGNNLKGALDEGFDVQYDADLSSKCKTCTESGGVCGTNNETDSSQFSCYCPTGTHASACSSHKSSSKHKVLKLVLGFLGTGIGLPLIAVIICRNKAKVWKFIKNQLGLMNKHDRNIEAFLESQGPLGIKRYNFSDVKKMTNSFKVKLGEGGYGSVYKGKLPNGSSVAVKMLNDSKRNNGEEFVNEVASISKTSHVNVVTLVGFCLEGSRKALIYEFMPNGSLEKFVHKKADQSTPALSWDKLYQIAIGIAKGLEYLHKGCNTKIVHFDIKPHNILLDENYRPKISDFGLAKLGTKDESLMSMSYARGTVGYVAPEMCNKSFGGVSHKSDVYSYGMMLLEMVGGQKNANVEASRSSEIYFPQLVIYKKLEVGSDLGLDGVMSTEENELAKKMIMVGLWCIQTIPSQRPTISRVIDMLEGSMDSMEMPPKPTMSSPPRSTTDFSTASLSGDSC from the exons ATGAGTAACAccattcttgttttctttttcttcttctttacaACTCTGCAGCAATCCTACTCTGAAAACAATGACACCTCATACTCCATTTGCAGCAAACCATTCAGCTGCGGAACACGCATCACCAACGCATCCTACCCTTTCTGGGGAGGGAACAGACCCCAGTTTTGTGGAACCAATGGTTTCAAACTCACTTGCACCAACAACACTACTTCActtcaaattggtttgcaaaagTTCCATGTACTTGCCATAAACCAAACTCAGAGTACCATGAGACTCGTCAGAACAGACTTTGTCTATGATCGCTGTTCTTCCAACCTCACCAACACTTCTCTCAATGGAAGTCCCTTTCATTTTCTCCCAAACACTCTTCACAATATCACTATATTCTACGATTGTCCATCTGGGGATCATTACACCAACAATTTTACGTGCCAGAATGATAGCAGCAAACGTGGTTTCTATGCTGTCAATGGAACTCAGGCTCAGCAGTTTCGGAACTGTGGGGTTAGTGTTCAAGTGCAAGTTTCAGGTTCTGTAGGGAATAATCTCAAGGGAGCATTGGATGAAGGGTTTGATGTGCAATATGATGCAGACTTGTCTTCAAAGTGCAAAACATGCACGGAATCTGGAGGAGTATGTGGCACCAATAACGAAACTGATTCCTCTCAGTTTTCATGTTATTGCCCCACTGGAACTCATGCTTCTGCTTGTTCTTCTCATAAAA GTAGTTCGAAGCACAAAGTCTTGAAGCTAGTTTTAG GTTTCCTAGGAACTGGAATTGGACTACCTCTGATTGCTGTGATCATATGCCGCAATAAAGCTAAGGTGTGGAAGTTCATAAAGAATCAATTAGGATTGATGAATAAGCATGATCGAAATATAGAAGCCTTTCTAGAAAGCCAAGGTCCACTTGGtattaaaagatataatttcTCTGACGTGAAGAAAATGACCAACTCCTTCAAAGTCAAACTCGGAGAAGGAGGTTATGGTTCTGTTTACAAGGGAAAATTACCCAATGGTTCCTCTGTGGCTGTAAAGATGCTCAATGACTCCAAAAGGAATAACGGCGAAGAATTCGTCAATGAAGTTGCCAGCATTAGCAAAACATCTCATGTTAATGTTGTCACTCTTGTCGGATTTTGCCTCGAAGGAAGCAGAAAAGCTCTTATTTATGAATTCATGCCTAATGGTTCTCTCGAAAAATTTGTTCACAAAAAGGCCGATCAAAGCACTCCGGCCCTGAGTTGGGACAAGTTGTACCAGATTGCAATCGGGATAGCTAAAGGATTGGAGTACTTGCACAAAGGATGCAACACTAAGATTGTGCATTTTGATATTAAGCCTCATAATATTCTCTTGGACGAAAATTATCGTCCAAAGATATCAGATTTTGGACTAGCTAAGCTCGGCACAAAGGATGAGAGCCTTATGTCAATGTCATATGCTAGAGGCACAGTTGGATATGTGGCTCCGGAGATGTGCAACAAGAGTTTCGGAGGTGTGTCTCATAAATCTGATGTTTATAGCTACGGAATGATGCTGCTAGAAATGGTTGGAGGGCAGAAGAATGCGAATGTTGAAGCGAGTCGGTCGAGCGAGATATACTTTCCACAATTGGTGATTTACAAGAAGCTTGAGGTTGGGAGTGACTTGGGGCTTGATGGGGTGATGAGCACAGAAGAAAATGAGTTGGCGAAGAAAATGATTATGGTGGGTTTGTGGTGCATTCAGACAATTCCCTCTCAAAGGCCAACCATAAGCAGAGTGATTGACATGTTGGAAGGTAGCATGGATTCTATGGAAATGCCACCAAAACC